A segment of the bacterium genome:
GTGAAGGAGAACCACCCTTTCGCGATCCTGGCGTGGGTAATTTTACCGGACCATTTGCATTGCATATGGCGGCTCCCGGAAGGGGATGACGATTTTTCCATCCGGTGGCAATTGATAAAAGCGAGGTTCACGAGAAGCCGGGTAGGTCGGCTTGAGGGACGAAAGCCGACATTACATTAACTGTTTTGACTTGTTTTGGATTGTCGCCTTTCGCTGCGCTCAAAGCGGGGGGAGTTGGGGCAGTATGCTTAATTATTGCGTGAAGATTTTCAGGAATGAGCCCTGTTTTCGCGCAGAAACGCCGCCAGCACCACCGCGAAAGCCGCGCCGATGGAGGCCAGCAGAAAGACCGTCGAGAAGGTCTTTGAGGCGTTCGCCATCGACCCGGCGACTGCCGGTCCGATTATCTGCCCCATAGCGAGGCAGAAGGTGACGAAGGAAAAGGCTGAGGCCGCTCTCTCCATCGGGAAGGTGTCGGCCACCGCAGAGGAGATGATCGCGGGAATCGACCAGGCAGAGAGCCCGAAGAGGGCCACGGAGACGAAGAGGGGTATCTCGCCGGTGGTTTTAGCGGCGAGGTAGAAGGAGAGCGACTGGACCGCGAAGACCGTCGCAAGTCCCCACTTCCTGCCGAAGCGGTCGGAAAAGCTTCCGAAAAGAGGCCCCGAGAAGAAGCCGAAGATTCCCACCACTGCCCAGAACCTTCCAGCCGTGGCCTCAGCCATCCCCCTTTCCGAGACGAGGCTGGTGACGAGGAAGGTCACGTAGACGACGTGGGTAATACCGAAGGTGAAGTAGAGCGCCGACAGGTGGAGAAGGGGCCTTAGCAGGGAGCGCTTTTCCGGCGCTTTGGCAATCTGCGCGCCAGCTGGCGCCTTTGGCTCTCCCGCGGGCGAAAGCCCCTTTTGCGAAGGGTCGTCTCTTATAATCAGCCCCGCAGTCACCGCCACGAGAAAGATCACCCCGCCGAGCGTGCCCCAGCTCCACCGCCATCCTCCCGAGCCCTTCAGGACGTTCATCCAGGGCACCAGATACCCCGCGAAAATTATAGCCATGCTGTTGCCCATCAGCATCAGCCCCGTCGCCCTCCCGCGCAAGGATCGGTGAAACCACCTCCCCACCACCACCATCACCGGTATGTTGGCGATTCCGCTGCCGATTCCCGTAAGGAAATAAAGGACGAGGACGGCGAAAAAGGTGGTCGCTACGCCCATGCCGAACATTGTCAGGGCGACCAGAGTGAGCCCCCCGGCGATGGTGTGACGGGCGCCCGCCCTTCGGAGGATAAAGGGGGCGATCGCGACGCCGAGGAGGTAGCCGCAGAAATTGCCGGTGCCGACGTATCCCATCCTGTCGTATTCGAGGAGCAGCTCCTTCCCCATCGACGGCAGCAAAAGCCCGTAGGAAAAGCGCGCGAGCCCGATGCAGGCGAAGATGGTAAGGCAACCCGCCAGCACGATCATCCACCCATAGTGAAACCCCGGTTTTTTCATCCGCGCATTATGCTTCCAGCGGTGGCGGTTCTCAAGCCAGGAATGTAGAATTGAGGGAAGAGGAGGCGGTCCGTAAAACCCGCCTTGCTCACTTCGCGCGTCTTGTCATATCGTTAGCCGAAGACTTAACCGGAGATGAAGCCATGAAGATGAAACAAGTATGCGCCTGGTGCTGCAAAACGATTGAAGAAGGAGATTCCGGAGCAGAAATA
Coding sequences within it:
- a CDS encoding YbfB/YjiJ family MFS transporter — translated: MKKPGFHYGWMIVLAGCLTIFACIGLARFSYGLLLPSMGKELLLEYDRMGYVGTGNFCGYLLGVAIAPFILRRAGARHTIAGGLTLVALTMFGMGVATTFFAVLVLYFLTGIGSGIANIPVMVVVGRWFHRSLRGRATGLMLMGNSMAIIFAGYLVPWMNVLKGSGGWRWSWGTLGGVIFLVAVTAGLIIRDDPSQKGLSPAGEPKAPAGAQIAKAPEKRSLLRPLLHLSALYFTFGITHVVYVTFLVTSLVSERGMAEATAGRFWAVVGIFGFFSGPLFGSFSDRFGRKWGLATVFAVQSLSFYLAAKTTGEIPLFVSVALFGLSAWSIPAIISSAVADTFPMERAASAFSFVTFCLAMGQIIGPAVAGSMANASKTFSTVFLLASIGAAFAVVLAAFLRENRAHS